Within the Myxococcaceae bacterium JPH2 genome, the region ACGCGGGCGCGGTGCACCTTGATGGTCTTTTCGGTGGTGCCCAGCCGCTGGGCGATTTCCTTGTTCGTCAGCCCCTGTGCCACCAGCGCGCATACCTCGCGCTCGCGCGAAGTGAGGGCCGCATGGCGCGCATGCAGCGCGGCGGTCTCCATGCGGCCAGCGCGCGCCGCCGCGTCCTTGAGCAAGGCCTGCGAGAGGGCGCCCAGCAGCTGCTCCTCGTCAAAGGGTTTGACGAGGAAGTCCACCGCGCCGGCCTTCATGGCCCTGACGCTTGCCGGAACATCCCCGTGGCCGGAGATGAAGATGACGGGCAGGTGGCAACCCTTGGATTCCATCGCCTGCTGCAGCTCCAGCCCATTCAGCCCCGGCATCCGCAGATCCAACACGGCGCAGCCCGGCGTGTCCCCCGACAGCTGCGCGAGGAACTCGGCGGGCGAGGCGAAGGGCTTCGTGTCATGGCCCGCGGCCCTCAGCAGCCGCCCCAGCCCCCGCAACACGGACTCATCGTCGTCCACGAGGAAGATGGTGGCGGGGGCTTGCGTCATGCGCGGACTCCGTATGCACGGTCGGAAATACGCACCGTAACAGAGCCCCCTGGCCGGGAGGGCTCTCTGCTTCCAGGCGACCTCCGTGGGCCTCGACGATGGAGCGACTGATGGACAGCCCCATGCCGAGCCCGTTCTCCTTCGTCGAGTAGAACGGCTCGAAGATGAGGGCCAGCCGCGACGGCTCGATGCCCCCGCCCGAGTCCTGCACGCTCAGCTCCACCTGCCCCGGCCTCGGCTCGGCCGTGCGGACTCGCAGGTGGCGCTGGCCCGTGGGGACATCGGCCATGGCATCCATGGCGTTGACGAGCAGATTGAGCACCACCTGTTGAAGCTGGATTCCATCCCCCTGGACAGCGGGCAGCGACGGGGCCAGGGCCAGTTGCAACGTCGCGCCGCGCAGGTGGATGTCATTGGCCAACAGGCGCGCCACCTCGCCCACCAGGTCATTGAGCGAGTGAAGCTCCTGGCGCGGCTCGCCCCGCTTGAGCAGCGCGCGCATGCGGTGGATGACTTCGCCCGCGCGCTGGTCGT harbors:
- a CDS encoding response regulator transcription factor, producing MTQAPATIFLVDDDESVLRGLGRLLRAAGHDTKPFASPAEFLAQLSGDTPGCAVLDLRMPGLNGLELQQAMESKGCHLPVIFISGHGDVPASVRAMKAGAVDFLVKPFDEEQLLGALSQALLKDAAARAGRMETAALHARHAALTSREREVCALVAQGLTNKEIAQRLGTTEKTIKVHRARVIRKLDVDSVAELVRFVDRLGLR